A single region of the Stegostoma tigrinum isolate sSteTig4 chromosome 8, sSteTig4.hap1, whole genome shotgun sequence genome encodes:
- the usp1 gene encoding ubiquitin carboxyl-terminal hydrolase 1 — MPGLVQNESNGRGSPIKRKRLSLKFFQKKEAKRALDFTEKQESEQSPLEPKKLDKCEKMVSGAPLISSAVGYEKREELLPFVGLNNLGNTCYLNSVLQVLYYCPGFKTGMKFMYDIISKKQGILKNEEDPRKDQDILNSQEELPICFELICNLHNLIVSMEQIQTNYLLNAENYIEGELAAQPKRLMSTLKELNPMYDGYLQHDAQEVLQCILGYVLEACQLLKKSASVEENVNCDTAVKSKMNRPLETLSSNNLIMRNNAAEKEEMLKKKKNGKRKSETQAGNAMKKAKLPKDLKKSEEKRQTRQNRKLSGDATEQEPDIDAQSICEIGTVCSLLQKKTELGLRWPKQTVKQPSILSKLCSLGKLTSNQGIKEARKDPEVNGNQLSCTEATEDSSTDHDCSESECKTHYAAETTDDINGGLREVEDQGTRKAELPGFELLDGMFQGQLVLRTRCLECECYSERRENFQDISVPVQESDSKEGDGSEVSPEPKMEIKTLKWAISQFASVERIVGEDKYFCENCHHYTEAERSLLFDKMPEVVTIHLKCFAACSSELEPYGNLSKVNTPLLTPLQLSLEEWSTRDTTDFYELFAVVMHNGVSISSGHYTAYVKMTCLGNQKMPKEESALNCANDMKQEPICEEEERGSLSSQEYDDVERSVKLKGNFQTTATGKTTKKNAESVGLLGGQKSISSFDLYVPKNNPEKPGTRLKENAKSDNCKGKHVHPIKDQSFCNNQLGMFETGRNIPENQIPQSCCSLLEYEGKWLLFDDAEVKLTDEQDFLSSLSPSTSCTSTPYLLFYKKMANP, encoded by the exons ATGCCTGGACTTGTGCAGAATGAGAGCAATGGAAGGGGGAGCCCGATCAAAAGGAAACGACTTTCCCTTAAGTTTTTTCAGAAAAAAGAAGCCAAACGAGCACTAGACTTTACTGAGAAGCAAGAAAGTGAACAAAGCCCTTTGGAGCCAAAAAAACTGGATAA ATGTGAGAAGATGGTGTCTGGAGCCCCTTTGATATCTTCAGCTGTTGGATATGAAAAGAGGGAGGAGCTTCTACCTTTTGTGGGCCTGAACAACCTTGGAAATACATGCTACCTAAATAGTGTACTTCAG GTGTTGTACTATTGCCCTGGATTTAAAACTGGGATGAAATTCATGTATGACATAATCTCCAAGAAACAAGGGATACTGAAGAATGAGGAGGATCCCAGAAAAGACCAG GACATATTAAATAGTCAAGAGGAATTGCCAATCTGTTTCGAGCTGATCTGCAACTTGCACAACTTAATTGTATCAATGGAACAAATACAAACCAACTATCTTCTAAATGCAGAGAATTACATCGAGGGTGAACTTGCTGCTCAGCCTAAGAGACTGATGAGTACGCtgaa AGAGCTGAATCCAATGTATGATGGATACCTACAGCATGATGCCCAAGAGGTTTTGCAGTGTATTTTGGGATATGTCCTGGAGGCTTGTCAGTTGTTAAAGAAAAGTGCATCTGTTGAAGAAAACGTAAACTGTGACACAGCTGTTAAGAGTAAAATGAACAGGCCACTTGAAACGTTATCCTCTAATAACCTGATAATGAGAAATAATGCAGCAGAAAAAGAGGAAAtgctgaagaaaaagaaaaacggGAAAAGAAAAAGTGAAACACAAGCTGGAAATGCCATGAAAAAGGCTAAGCTGCCTAAGGATCTGAAAAAATCTGAAGAGAAACGACAAACGAGACAGAACAGAAAACTTTCTGGGGATGCGACTGAGCAAGAACCTGATATTGATGCTCAGAGCATATGTGAAATCGGTACTGTGTgctctcttcttcagaagaaaacaGAACTTGGATTAAGATGGCCAAAACAGACAGTGAAGCAGCCAAGTATACTTTCCAAACTCTGTAGTCTTGGCAAGCTAACATCAAATCAGGGCATCAAAGAGGCAAGAAAAGATCCTGAAGTAAATGGAAATCAACTAAGTTGTACTGAAGCGACAGAGGACAGTTCAACAGACCACGATTGTTCTGAATCAGAATGCAAAACCCATTATGCCGCAGAAACCACTGATGACATAAATGGAGGCCTACGTGAAGTTGAAGACCAGGGCACAAGGAAAGCAG AGTTGCCTGGCTTTGAATTGCTGGATGGAATGTTCCAAGGACAGTTAGTTTTGAGAACACGATGTTTGGAGTGTGAGTGTTACTCTGAGCGAAGGGAGAATTTCCAGGATATCAGTGTACCTGTTCAAGAAAGTGACTCAAAGGAAGGAGATGGTTCTGAGG TGTCTCCAGAACCAAAGATGGAGATAAAAACATTGAAATGGGCAATATCACAGTTCGCTTCAGTGGAACGAATAGTTGGTGAAGACAAGTATTTCTGTGAAAACTGTCACCATTACACAGAGGCTGAACGTAGCTTATTGTTTGACAAGATGCCAGAGGTTGTTACTATCCACTTGAAGTGTTTTGCAGCATGTAGCTCAGA ATTGGAGCCCTATGGCAATCTATCAAAAGTGAATACTCCTTTGCTGACGCCTCTTCAGCTTTCTCTGGAAGAGTGGAGCACAAGAGACACCACTGACTTCTATGAGCTATTTGCCGTAGTTATGCATAACGGGGTGAGCATTAGCAGTGGTCATTACACAGCCTATGTAAAAATGACATGTTTGGGCAATCAGAAAATGCCCAAAGAAGAATCTGCATTGAACTGTGCAAATGATATGAAACAGGAACCAATCTGTGAGGAGGAGGAAAGAGGATCTCTTTCTTCACAAGAATATGATGATGTGGAGAGATCGGTTAAATTAAAGGGAAACTTCCAAACAACAGCAACTGgtaaaacaacaaagaaaaatgcagaaagTGTTGGGCTCCTTGGTGGACAAAAAAGTAtatccagttttgatctgtatgtcccCAAGAACAATCCTGAAAAACCTGGGACAAGACTAAAAGAAAATGCGAAATCTGATAATTGCAAAGGAAAACATGTTCATCCTATTAAAGATCAAAGTTTTTGCAACAACCAACTGGGAATGTTCGAAACTGGGAGAAATATCCCTGAAAATCAGATTCCTCAAAGCTGCTGTAGTCTGTTGGAATATGAAGGAAAATGGTTGCTGTTTGATGATGCTGAAGTGAAGCTTACAGATGAGCAAGATTTTCTTagttcactttctccatcaacctcTTGCACATCAACTCCATACCTATTGTTTTACAAGAAAATGGCAAACCCTTAA